A genomic window from bacterium includes:
- a CDS encoding MFS transporter, translating into MTKWNLIVERFSAYGFLKNLTFFTPFIILFFRQLGFSFLEIGLLFAIAEIVTNLAEIPSGILADLVGRRRVLIVSFLFYMISFGVFYFLQHYWLAAIAMVFFGCGEAFRSGTHKAMIMTYADIHGRMSELTEIYGITRSWSQMGAAVSSLLAAVLVLWKGEYRIIFLVSIFPYILDLLVVATYPKELDGNPKTTLRLKEVYQFVFAALKEVLKNSRLRLVLLNSALDKSFYKTAKDYLQPFLFANVFAILPFSVALFSQQPKEKTAAIAIGVVYSLVFFINAVAARQAKRISRQLGGQARTLNRLYLLYVIVFAAAAVALNLQFLWLVVAVFIVLGALQNIRRPILVAYLGALIQSEQRATIMSVETQLQTLFTIVMAPLLGLAVDLFGIQAVFVFAFVIFGGLGSILQLRHVERPGH; encoded by the coding sequence ATGACTAAATGGAATTTAATCGTCGAACGCTTTAGCGCGTATGGTTTTTTGAAAAATCTCACCTTTTTTACACCTTTTATTATTCTGTTTTTCCGCCAATTGGGGTTCTCTTTTTTGGAAATTGGACTCTTGTTTGCAATTGCTGAGATTGTAACCAATTTGGCGGAAATTCCTTCAGGCATTTTGGCCGACCTCGTCGGACGTCGCCGCGTTTTGATTGTCTCTTTTTTATTTTATATGATTAGTTTTGGGGTTTTTTATTTTTTGCAGCACTATTGGCTTGCGGCAATTGCGATGGTGTTTTTTGGCTGCGGGGAGGCATTCCGGAGTGGGACGCATAAGGCAATGATAATGACGTATGCAGATATTCATGGTCGCATGTCGGAGCTTACGGAGATTTACGGCATCACGCGGTCATGGTCTCAAATGGGTGCTGCGGTTTCCTCTTTACTGGCCGCAGTGCTTGTTTTGTGGAAAGGGGAATACCGAATTATTTTTTTGGTGAGTATTTTTCCTTACATACTTGATCTTTTGGTGGTGGCAACGTATCCCAAAGAATTGGATGGAAATCCAAAAACTACTTTGAGGTTGAAAGAAGTTTACCAATTTGTTTTTGCCGCGTTAAAAGAAGTTCTGAAAAACAGTCGATTGAGGCTTGTGCTGTTAAACAGTGCGCTGGATAAAAGTTTTTATAAAACAGCCAAGGATTATCTTCAGCCTTTTTTGTTTGCCAATGTATTTGCAATCCTGCCGTTTTCGGTTGCTTTGTTCTCTCAACAGCCGAAGGAGAAAACCGCCGCCATTGCGATTGGTGTTGTCTATTCTCTCGTGTTTTTCATCAATGCGGTTGCAGCTCGTCAAGCCAAACGGATTTCCCGCCAACTCGGCGGCCAAGCGCGCACGTTGAATCGGCTGTATCTTTTATATGTTATTGTATTCGCAGCAGCAGCGGTGGCACTCAATCTGCAATTTCTTTGGTTGGTGGTGGCGGTTTTTATTGTGCTGGGTGCTTTGCAAAATATCCGGCGCCCCATACTTGTCGCGTATTTGGGTGCATTGATCCAATCTGAGCAACGGGCGACAATCATGTCTGTCGAGACCCAACTGCAAACGCTCTTTACAATTGTCATGGCACCCCTGTTGGGATTGGCTGTCGATCTTTTTGGCATACAAGCAGTATTTGTTTTTGCGTTTGTGATTTTTGGCGGGCTTGGATCAATTTTGCAGCTGCGGCATGTGGAGCGGCCCGGGCATTAA
- the mutS gene encoding DNA mismatch repair protein MutS translates to MLNRNAWNKNVKDIINVVKANEGKTSPMMVQYQTIKAENPDALLLFRLGDFYELFGEDAKEASHLLEITLTARASGEGRANKIPMCGVPHHAAETYINRLLKMGRKVAVVEQVEDPKKAKGMVKRELVRIITPGTQLSPECLNAKQNNYLVVLYAENHQFGLAAADLSTGEFIVTEFKGEKARDDLMTEISRLQPSEIVVPDDLGVQLKQMISADGNAYLTELESFRFDPVSGKINLQEYFQVASLDGFGCGDLTLAIGSAAAALYYLTQTQRGTLKHMRNLSAYSVDVHMGMDNATIRNLELVRNTLDATQKHTLLEVLDYTRTAMGGRKLRRWLLRPLLALEEIQTRQSAVAELSETIKTRDDLATVLGRMHDMERLSGRIGAQTANPRDVIALGNTLSQLPEIKAVLRLCKSSLLSEVVTQMPECSEICALIRQSVAENPPPTIKDGGFIRDGYHAEVDVLRSLSREGKHTIATLQAQEREKTGINTLKVEYNNVFGYYIEVSKANAQRVPEHYQRKQTLVNAERYITPELKEYEQKVLGAQEKLVELEKVLFIEIRESIAKQIDTILSAARTVAGLDALLSLAECAVQNNYIRPQVGNDDSLKIIAGRHPVVEKLTGEKFIPNDVLLDNTTQQVIIITGPNMAGKSTYLRQIGLIVIMAQIGSFVPAQSAQIGIIDRVFTRVGAADNLAGGQSTFMVEMNETANILNNATKKSLVILDEVGRGTSTFDGVSIAWAVAEHLHDRVGAKTLFATHYYELTELALSNSRIKNFNIAVREWKEEIIFLRKIVEGSADRSYGIQVARLAGLPAEVIGRSKEVLLNLEKANYTETGKSRLAFHNQAGTEKESPQGSLFEKNNYQAIIDALRSISPDRMTPLESLNYLSQLHAKLKP, encoded by the coding sequence ATGTTAAACCGGAACGCATGGAATAAAAATGTAAAGGATATCATCAACGTGGTTAAGGCAAACGAAGGCAAGACATCCCCCATGATGGTGCAATACCAGACGATCAAAGCGGAAAATCCTGATGCACTCCTGCTTTTTAGGTTGGGCGATTTTTATGAGCTTTTTGGCGAGGATGCCAAAGAGGCATCCCATCTGCTGGAGATTACATTGACAGCCCGGGCTTCGGGTGAAGGACGTGCCAACAAAATCCCGATGTGCGGTGTGCCGCATCATGCAGCCGAGACTTACATTAACCGTCTTTTGAAGATGGGACGCAAGGTAGCGGTTGTCGAACAGGTTGAAGATCCCAAGAAAGCCAAGGGTATGGTCAAAAGAGAGCTGGTAAGAATTATTACACCCGGAACTCAACTTTCTCCGGAATGCCTCAATGCCAAGCAGAACAACTATCTTGTCGTCTTGTACGCGGAAAACCACCAATTTGGATTGGCGGCGGCGGATCTTTCGACCGGTGAATTTATTGTCACAGAGTTTAAAGGTGAAAAGGCGCGTGATGATTTAATGACGGAAATTTCACGTCTACAGCCGTCTGAAATAGTGGTGCCGGATGACCTGGGCGTTCAGCTTAAACAAATGATTTCTGCAGATGGGAATGCCTATCTTACGGAATTGGAAAGCTTTCGTTTTGATCCGGTTTCCGGAAAAATAAATTTGCAGGAGTATTTTCAGGTAGCATCCTTGGACGGATTCGGCTGCGGTGATCTTACCTTGGCAATTGGAAGCGCTGCTGCTGCACTCTATTATTTAACGCAGACACAGCGCGGGACCTTAAAGCATATGCGTAACCTATCGGCCTATTCCGTTGATGTCCATATGGGGATGGACAATGCAACCATTCGGAATCTGGAATTGGTGCGCAATACGCTGGACGCTACGCAAAAACATACGCTGCTTGAAGTGCTTGATTATACCCGAACCGCCATGGGGGGGCGTAAGCTGCGCCGGTGGCTGTTACGGCCTTTGCTGGCATTGGAAGAAATACAAACACGCCAGTCCGCCGTAGCGGAATTATCAGAGACGATTAAAACCCGGGATGATCTGGCAACGGTTTTGGGTCGAATGCATGATATGGAGCGGCTTTCAGGGAGAATTGGCGCTCAAACGGCAAACCCGCGGGACGTCATTGCGCTTGGAAATACATTGAGTCAATTACCGGAAATCAAAGCAGTGTTACGCTTATGTAAATCATCACTGCTTTCTGAGGTTGTGACGCAAATGCCGGAATGCAGTGAGATTTGTGCCTTGATACGTCAATCCGTGGCGGAAAATCCTCCGCCCACGATCAAAGACGGGGGTTTTATTCGCGACGGTTACCATGCGGAAGTTGATGTGTTGCGCAGTCTTTCGCGGGAAGGCAAGCACACCATTGCAACCCTCCAGGCCCAGGAACGGGAAAAAACCGGAATAAACACTTTGAAAGTTGAATATAATAATGTTTTTGGGTATTACATTGAGGTTTCCAAAGCGAACGCCCAGCGGGTACCGGAGCATTATCAACGCAAACAAACACTGGTCAATGCGGAACGTTATATTACACCGGAATTGAAGGAGTATGAACAGAAGGTTTTGGGTGCCCAAGAAAAGCTTGTTGAACTGGAGAAGGTGCTTTTTATCGAGATACGGGAATCCATTGCAAAGCAAATCGATACAATTCTTTCTGCTGCCCGGACCGTCGCTGGTTTGGATGCCTTGCTTTCTTTGGCTGAGTGCGCGGTGCAAAATAATTATATTCGACCGCAGGTCGGCAATGATGATTCTTTGAAAATTATTGCCGGACGCCATCCTGTGGTTGAAAAATTAACCGGCGAAAAATTTATCCCCAACGATGTACTGCTGGATAACACAACCCAGCAGGTGATCATCATTACCGGGCCGAATATGGCAGGGAAATCAACTTATTTACGTCAGATTGGATTAATTGTTATTATGGCGCAGATCGGGAGTTTTGTTCCGGCCCAATCTGCGCAAATCGGGATTATTGACAGAGTATTTACCCGAGTGGGGGCGGCGGACAATCTCGCCGGTGGTCAAAGTACATTTATGGTGGAAATGAATGAAACCGCCAACATTTTAAACAATGCCACGAAGAAATCGCTGGTGATATTGGATGAAGTGGGCCGGGGGACCAGTACGTTTGACGGAGTCTCCATTGCCTGGGCCGTCGCAGAGCATTTGCATGATCGTGTTGGTGCCAAAACGCTTTTTGCAACCCATTATTATGAGCTGACTGAATTGGCCTTATCCAATTCCAGAATAAAGAATTTTAATATTGCAGTACGCGAATGGAAGGAAGAAATTATTTTTTTAAGAAAAATTGTCGAGGGAAGCGCAGACCGTTCCTACGGCATTCAAGTTGCGCGTTTGGCCGGCTTACCGGCGGAGGTGATTGGGCGTTCCAAAGAGGTTTTATTGAATCTGGAAAAAGCCAATTATACAGAAACCGGAAAATCACGGCTGGCATTTCATAATCAAGCTGGAACTGAAAAGGAGTCACCACAGGGAAGTTTGTTTGAGAAAAATAACTATCAGGCAATTATTGATGCACTGCGGTCTATCTCACCGGACCGGATGACACCCCTCGAATCCCTGAATTATCTTTCGCAGCTTCACGCCAAGCTCAAACCGTGA